From a single Chitinophaga sp. Cy-1792 genomic region:
- a CDS encoding DUF4175 family protein, producing MYNPILLRIRKQWIALRISTILLQAVAVGVLGYFLLGRGGIIAGLVYAAVFLLNFYRHVPGLTEIATYLNQQFPELEDSAGLCLRDTAELTLPEKMQLAKMTPLLAQLKLPRRFYRAIPATIGCWLIVAGLCFVVGIRGNHLPKAEINKVTTTEKIPGTNGVEISIQPPAYTRLPSRQQQQYDLLVPDSTMVTWKITTTHAPATVTLLFSDSTRIMMTPDTDSSHWTASRCITHQGFYQVQLDTLLSAYYQLQIIPDHPPLIKVVQPQPNTSIAFGQKPVLQINTVITDDYGISKAGINGTIASGSGEAVKFREVNLTFGESLNGQPASFNGSRQLDLSSLGMKSGDELYFSITATDTRNQQTLSDVMIVTLPDTAALFSMEGLANAVNIKPEYFRSQRQIIIETEALISAKDSLGTTRFNTRSNDLAADQKILRLRYGKFLGEEAESNIGDSRVGDDHDHDGHEHHEAESAADFGNAAKIIDAYTDKHDNAEDATFFDPEIKQQLKATLNEMWKAELQLRLYKPQEALPYEYKALRLLKDLQQKSRAFVPKTGVKTTPLKPEKRLAGDQDKINPAIIKQVLKRDDPNITIRVAIAVLDNVGAQTKMNDTALQVLRQALLKLNAAAAAEPAKYLRSMQALQQIIKGDITAAHIRAAQQSLVQLLPPEILPQPDVSSFNRLQEIYLRQLKNSHIR from the coding sequence GTGGCCGTAGGTGTGCTGGGCTACTTTCTTCTTGGCCGTGGTGGCATCATTGCAGGTCTCGTATATGCAGCGGTTTTTCTGCTCAATTTCTACAGACATGTACCTGGACTTACTGAAATTGCTACCTATCTCAATCAGCAGTTTCCTGAGCTGGAAGACAGTGCCGGCTTATGTTTACGGGATACAGCTGAATTGACCCTGCCAGAGAAAATGCAGCTGGCAAAGATGACTCCTTTGCTGGCTCAACTAAAACTCCCGCGAAGATTTTACCGGGCAATACCTGCAACGATAGGCTGCTGGCTGATTGTAGCGGGACTGTGTTTTGTTGTCGGTATACGCGGAAATCATCTGCCGAAGGCTGAAATTAATAAGGTGACTACTACTGAGAAAATACCGGGCACGAATGGTGTAGAAATTAGCATTCAGCCACCGGCCTATACCAGACTGCCTTCGCGGCAGCAGCAACAGTACGATCTGCTGGTTCCTGATAGTACAATGGTCACGTGGAAAATTACTACCACACATGCTCCGGCAACGGTGACACTCCTTTTCAGCGACAGTACACGAATAATGATGACGCCGGATACGGATAGTAGCCACTGGACTGCTTCCCGGTGTATCACACACCAGGGATTCTACCAGGTGCAGCTAGATACCTTGCTCTCGGCCTATTATCAGTTACAGATCATCCCCGATCATCCGCCACTGATAAAGGTAGTGCAGCCACAACCTAATACCAGTATCGCATTCGGACAAAAGCCCGTATTGCAGATCAATACGGTTATCACAGATGATTATGGGATCAGCAAGGCCGGTATTAATGGAACCATTGCCAGTGGCAGTGGAGAAGCCGTGAAGTTCAGGGAAGTGAACCTGACCTTCGGGGAATCACTGAACGGGCAGCCGGCATCCTTTAACGGCAGCCGTCAGCTGGATCTCAGTAGCTTAGGTATGAAGTCGGGCGATGAATTGTATTTTAGTATAACTGCGACGGATACACGTAATCAGCAAACGTTGTCGGATGTGATGATCGTTACGCTTCCTGATACTGCGGCGCTTTTCAGTATGGAAGGCCTTGCCAATGCGGTGAATATCAAACCTGAATACTTCCGTAGCCAGCGGCAGATTATTATCGAAACAGAAGCGCTGATCAGTGCAAAAGATAGTTTAGGCACCACACGCTTCAATACGCGCAGCAATGACCTGGCAGCCGATCAGAAAATATTGCGCCTGCGGTATGGTAAGTTTTTGGGAGAAGAGGCGGAATCAAATATCGGCGATAGCAGGGTAGGGGATGACCACGACCATGATGGCCATGAGCACCACGAAGCAGAAAGTGCTGCCGACTTTGGCAATGCGGCAAAAATCATAGACGCCTACACCGACAAGCATGATAATGCGGAAGATGCTACCTTCTTTGACCCGGAAATAAAACAGCAATTAAAAGCAACCCTCAATGAAATGTGGAAGGCAGAATTGCAATTACGCCTTTATAAGCCGCAGGAGGCACTTCCTTATGAATATAAGGCGCTGCGCCTGCTCAAGGATTTGCAACAGAAATCAAGGGCCTTTGTGCCCAAAACAGGGGTGAAAACAACTCCCCTCAAGCCAGAGAAGCGTTTAGCCGGTGATCAGGACAAAATAAACCCTGCAATTATTAAACAGGTTTTAAAGAGAGATGATCCCAATATCACTATCAGGGTGGCTATTGCAGTACTGGATAACGTCGGTGCACAAACGAAAATGAACGATACTGCTTTGCAGGTATTGCGGCAGGCATTGCTGAAACTTAATGCAGCCGCGGCAGCTGAGCCGGCAAAATATCTCCGCAGTATGCAGGCATTGCAACAGATCATCAAAGGAGATATAACGGCAGCGCATATACGTGCAGCACAGCAAAGTCTGGTGCAGCTGCTGCCACCTGAAATACTGCCACAGCCGGATGTTTCCAGTTTCAACAGGTTGCAGGAGATTTATTTAAGACAACTCAAAAACAGCCATATCAGATGA
- a CDS encoding TldD/PmbA family protein, protein MKRKDFIQLSAMGLGALVLPKFAFGTPVDPSAFLNDGIDVRVKKELADVALNTAKSKGASYADVRIGRYLNQFITTRETRVQNIANTESFGVGIRVIANGAWGFAATNEVTREGIAKAAERAVAVAKANSRVNTEPVQLAPQQGYGEVSWKTPVLQNTFAVPVKDKVDLLLNVNDIALKGGASFVNSAILAVNEQKYFASTDGSYIDQDVHRIFPTFTVTKIDRSIGKFETRKSLSSPMGMGYEYLTARPEDKVQGIVTRYRNRYDMLEDVKNATTDVNQKLKATSVQPGKYDLVLDPSHLWLTIHESVAHPTELDRVLGYEANYAGTSFLTLDKWKSGNFNFGSKLVNVVADKLQPGSLGAVGYDDEGVKCGQWDLIKNGTLVNYQAIRDQAHIIGLKQSQGCCYAQSWSDVQFQRMPNVSLQPGKSPLSVNDMIKNVEKGIYIIGDGSFSIDQQRYNFQFGGQTFYEIKNGQIVGMLKDVAYQANTQEFWNSCTAIADKSDYRLGGAFNDGKGQPGQSNAVSHGSSTTRFNGVNVINTARNI, encoded by the coding sequence TTGAAACGTAAAGACTTTATCCAGCTGTCAGCCATGGGGCTGGGAGCGCTCGTCCTCCCGAAGTTTGCCTTCGGCACTCCTGTTGATCCATCTGCTTTTTTAAATGATGGTATCGACGTAAGAGTAAAAAAAGAACTGGCTGATGTTGCACTCAACACAGCGAAGTCGAAAGGTGCTTCCTATGCGGATGTTCGTATAGGCCGCTATCTGAACCAGTTCATTACCACCCGTGAAACAAGGGTACAGAACATTGCCAACACAGAATCTTTCGGTGTAGGCATCCGCGTGATTGCCAACGGCGCCTGGGGCTTTGCTGCCACCAACGAAGTAACCCGCGAGGGTATCGCCAAAGCGGCCGAAAGAGCCGTTGCCGTTGCCAAAGCAAACAGCCGCGTCAACACAGAACCTGTACAGCTGGCTCCCCAGCAGGGTTATGGTGAAGTGAGCTGGAAAACGCCTGTTCTGCAAAACACCTTTGCCGTACCGGTGAAAGACAAAGTAGACCTGCTGCTGAACGTAAACGACATCGCCCTCAAAGGTGGCGCCAGTTTCGTTAACTCCGCCATACTCGCGGTAAATGAGCAGAAATATTTTGCCTCTACTGACGGTTCCTACATCGATCAGGACGTTCACCGCATCTTCCCGACCTTTACCGTTACTAAAATTGACCGTAGCATCGGTAAATTCGAAACGCGTAAATCACTCAGTTCCCCGATGGGAATGGGTTACGAATACCTGACCGCCCGTCCGGAAGATAAAGTACAGGGCATCGTTACCCGTTACCGTAACAGGTACGATATGCTCGAAGACGTGAAAAACGCCACCACAGATGTAAACCAGAAATTGAAGGCTACCTCCGTACAACCAGGTAAATACGACCTCGTTCTCGATCCTTCTCACCTCTGGCTGACCATCCACGAATCAGTGGCACACCCTACAGAACTGGACCGCGTGCTGGGCTATGAAGCCAACTACGCCGGCACCAGCTTCCTGACCCTGGACAAATGGAAATCCGGCAACTTCAACTTCGGTAGTAAACTGGTAAACGTAGTAGCCGATAAATTACAGCCAGGCTCCCTCGGCGCCGTTGGCTACGATGATGAAGGCGTGAAATGCGGCCAGTGGGATCTCATCAAAAACGGTACCCTCGTCAACTACCAGGCTATCAGAGACCAGGCACATATCATCGGCCTTAAACAATCTCAAGGCTGCTGCTATGCACAAAGCTGGTCAGATGTTCAGTTCCAGCGTATGCCAAACGTTTCCCTGCAACCAGGTAAGTCGCCGCTCAGCGTAAACGATATGATCAAAAACGTGGAAAAAGGTATCTACATTATCGGTGATGGCTCTTTCAGTATCGATCAGCAACGTTATAACTTCCAGTTCGGCGGACAAACATTCTACGAAATCAAAAACGGCCAGATCGTAGGTATGCTTAAAGATGTGGCCTACCAGGCTAATACCCAGGAATTCTGGAATAGCTGCACGGCAATCGCCGATAAAAGCGATTACCGCCTCGGTGGCGCCTTCAACGATGGTAAAGGACAACCCGGACAGTCAAACGCTGTTTCTCACGGTAGCTCCACCACCCGCTTTAACGGAGTAAACGTAATCAACACCGCTCGTAACATCTGA
- a CDS encoding TldD/PmbA family protein produces the protein MAILNREEAQALMQKVLSYSKADECEISLRGTEGGNIRYARNNISTAGDISTITLSVTSGFGKRAGTATINEFDDAALKRVVARAEELAKLAPENPEYTPLRGPATFKESDGYVEATAKMTPDDRAEAVAKSINAAKDAQLEAAGFIENTTGFNAILNSKGLFAYEKDTNVIFTITTRNSAGTGSGFAGRGFNDISKLDTLAATKIAAQKANSSAGAKALEPGKYTVILEPVAATYMLENMFRGLDARSADEGRSFMSKKGGGNRIGEQLMDEKVNIYSDPFHPMLPASTWNREGFPQEKTSWIDKGVVKNLAYSQFWADKKGVKPMPMPSNIIMDGGDASLEELIKSTEKGILVSRLWYIRLVDAQTLLLTGLTRDGTFYIENGEIKYPVKNFRFNESPVIMLNNVEALGKVERSISIESYRSYLIPPMKIRDFTFTSLSDAI, from the coding sequence ATGGCAATTTTAAATAGAGAAGAAGCTCAGGCACTGATGCAAAAAGTGCTGTCGTACTCCAAAGCAGATGAATGCGAAATTAGTCTGCGTGGTACCGAAGGCGGTAATATCCGCTATGCCCGCAACAATATATCCACTGCAGGAGATATCAGTACCATTACCCTCAGCGTTACCTCCGGTTTCGGAAAACGCGCCGGTACTGCTACTATCAACGAATTCGATGATGCGGCGCTCAAACGTGTGGTGGCCCGTGCAGAAGAACTGGCCAAACTGGCGCCGGAAAATCCGGAATATACGCCGCTGCGCGGTCCTGCTACTTTTAAGGAGTCTGACGGTTACGTGGAAGCTACCGCTAAAATGACGCCCGATGACCGTGCGGAAGCCGTAGCAAAAAGTATCAACGCCGCCAAAGATGCACAGCTGGAAGCTGCCGGCTTTATCGAAAATACGACCGGCTTCAATGCGATCCTCAATTCCAAAGGCCTCTTCGCCTACGAAAAGGATACCAACGTCATCTTTACCATCACTACCCGTAACAGTGCTGGTACCGGCTCCGGTTTCGCCGGCCGTGGCTTCAATGATATTTCCAAACTGGATACCCTGGCTGCCACCAAAATAGCAGCTCAGAAAGCCAACAGCAGCGCAGGCGCTAAAGCACTCGAACCTGGTAAATATACCGTTATCCTCGAGCCGGTAGCAGCTACCTATATGCTGGAAAATATGTTCCGCGGACTCGATGCCCGCAGTGCCGACGAAGGACGTAGCTTTATGAGCAAAAAAGGCGGCGGCAACCGCATCGGTGAACAGCTGATGGATGAAAAGGTAAATATCTATTCTGATCCTTTCCATCCTATGCTGCCGGCTTCTACCTGGAACAGGGAAGGTTTCCCGCAGGAGAAAACAAGCTGGATCGATAAAGGCGTGGTGAAAAACCTGGCCTATTCCCAGTTCTGGGCCGATAAGAAAGGCGTAAAACCGATGCCTATGCCTTCCAATATCATCATGGATGGCGGCGATGCCTCCCTGGAAGAGCTGATCAAAAGCACAGAGAAAGGTATCCTGGTATCACGCCTCTGGTACATCCGCCTCGTAGATGCGCAAACCCTGTTACTGACAGGTCTTACCCGCGACGGAACTTTCTATATCGAAAACGGTGAAATCAAATACCCGGTGAAAAATTTCCGCTTCAACGAAAGCCCTGTGATTATGCTGAATAACGTAGAGGCGCTCGGTAAGGTAGAAAGAAGTATCAGTATCGAATCCTACAGAAGCTACCTGATACCGCCAATGAAAATCCGTGACTTTACCTTTACGTCACTTTCTGACGCTATTTAA
- a CDS encoding alpha/beta hydrolase has product MTGNDFYWSSNNSRFHGIQWVPAEFTHVMIIVHGIGEHIGRYDHVASYFAERGYAVTGIDHYGHGLSDGARGASRGMRFTMAYLWDFLQHTKEQYGKPVVMYGHSMGGGALTGFLLRKQPHIAAAVISAPALIVARRPGAFLRTVLNIGARLLPNLRVSQGLDINKISHNRAAVEKFRDDPLRHDRMSLRLANDMVRNGLWCLHHADLLKVPSLLIHGNADELTAVEGSRLFAERAPAGMVTYKEWPGSYHEMHNEDNSSDVLLFVYQWLTRQLG; this is encoded by the coding sequence ATGACTGGAAACGATTTTTACTGGTCGTCCAATAACAGCCGCTTTCACGGTATTCAATGGGTTCCTGCTGAGTTTACCCATGTGATGATCATCGTCCATGGTATAGGTGAGCATATAGGCAGATATGACCATGTAGCCAGCTATTTTGCAGAAAGAGGATATGCAGTTACCGGTATCGATCATTATGGCCACGGCCTTAGCGATGGCGCCAGGGGAGCTTCCCGGGGTATGCGTTTTACGATGGCTTACCTGTGGGACTTCCTCCAGCATACCAAAGAACAATATGGTAAACCGGTAGTGATGTATGGTCATAGCATGGGTGGGGGAGCGCTGACAGGCTTTTTGCTGAGAAAACAGCCCCATATAGCCGCAGCCGTGATTTCTGCGCCGGCGCTGATTGTTGCCCGCCGTCCCGGCGCTTTTTTACGTACTGTCCTGAACATTGGTGCCCGCCTGCTGCCTAATCTTCGTGTCAGCCAGGGCCTGGATATTAATAAAATCTCCCATAACAGGGCCGCAGTGGAGAAATTCAGGGATGATCCTTTGCGGCACGACAGAATGAGTCTGCGCCTGGCAAATGATATGGTGAGAAATGGATTATGGTGCCTGCATCATGCAGATTTATTGAAAGTGCCTTCTTTGCTGATACACGGTAATGCCGATGAATTGACGGCGGTAGAAGGTTCCCGCCTGTTTGCCGAAAGAGCGCCGGCAGGCATGGTTACCTATAAGGAGTGGCCGGGAAGTTACCACGAAATGCATAATGAAGATAACAGCAGTGATGTACTGCTTTTTGTATACCAGTGGCTAACCCGCCAGCTGGGATAG
- a CDS encoding porin family protein, giving the protein MKLQRIPLMLATALLLGVGAKAQQIDLGARAGISIPKLSAGGSSTNPLNEGYSSRLGPDFAVFAEFHFSKLFSIQPMIEYSAQGGQKNGFQAFPTPDKVVPVFTAQGLTPPTYLYADFKSTAKINYLMVPILAKFGWNLGKSPLRLYVDAGPFVGFLLSAKQEVRGTSVWYLDPGKTQPLILDPSHPTTPTPVNMDSDNDIKDQLNKVNFGISGNVGLAYLFGKSKIFIEGGGNYGFLNIQKGEANGKNNIGAGTVALGYAYRIK; this is encoded by the coding sequence ATGAAACTCCAGAGAATTCCCCTAATGCTGGCTACAGCATTGCTGCTTGGCGTAGGCGCCAAAGCACAGCAAATAGATCTTGGTGCAAGAGCCGGTATCAGTATCCCAAAACTCTCCGCCGGCGGTAGTTCCACCAATCCACTTAACGAAGGTTACAGCAGCAGGCTGGGACCAGATTTCGCCGTATTTGCAGAGTTTCACTTCAGTAAGCTGTTCTCTATTCAGCCGATGATTGAATATTCAGCGCAGGGTGGACAGAAAAACGGATTCCAGGCATTTCCTACACCGGATAAGGTAGTCCCTGTTTTTACCGCACAAGGACTAACACCACCAACTTATCTTTATGCAGACTTCAAAAGTACTGCTAAGATAAACTACCTGATGGTGCCTATTCTGGCTAAATTTGGCTGGAACCTTGGTAAGTCACCATTACGTTTATACGTTGATGCAGGTCCGTTCGTGGGCTTCCTTTTATCAGCAAAACAGGAAGTACGTGGTACCAGCGTTTGGTATCTGGACCCAGGAAAGACTCAACCACTGATCCTTGATCCATCACACCCAACAACTCCTACTCCTGTAAATATGGATTCAGACAATGATATCAAAGACCAGCTGAATAAAGTCAACTTTGGTATCAGCGGTAACGTAGGACTGGCTTACCTCTTCGGCAAAAGCAAAATCTTTATCGAAGGTGGTGGCAACTATGGTTTCCTGAACATCCAGAAAGGAGAAGCGAACGGTAAAAACAATATCGGAGCAGGTACAGTAGCCCTCGGCTATGCATACCGCATCAAATAA
- a CDS encoding 3-ketoacyl-ACP reductase, protein METLKGKKALITGAGKGIGRALALALAAEGVDVALMGRTLEPLEAVAAEVRAHGVKAAVATGNVASITEVNTAVAKLTAELGPIDILINNAGISTFGGFMELTPERWEEIIQVNLLGAYYVTRAVLPSMIDRKTGDIINISSTAGQRGAPLTSAYSASKFGLLGMTESLMLEVRKHNIRVSALTPSTIATDMAKELKLTDGNPEKVLQPEDLAEFVVAQLKLNRRVTIKSAGLWSTNP, encoded by the coding sequence ATGGAAACATTAAAAGGAAAAAAGGCACTGATAACAGGCGCTGGCAAAGGAATAGGACGAGCGCTGGCATTGGCGCTGGCGGCAGAAGGAGTGGATGTAGCACTGATGGGCCGTACATTGGAGCCACTGGAAGCCGTAGCTGCTGAAGTTCGTGCACATGGCGTGAAAGCGGCTGTTGCAACCGGTAATGTGGCCAGTATCACAGAAGTAAACACTGCTGTAGCCAAATTAACCGCTGAGCTGGGGCCTATAGACATACTGATCAATAATGCCGGTATTTCTACTTTTGGCGGCTTTATGGAACTCACGCCGGAGCGCTGGGAAGAAATCATCCAGGTAAACCTGCTGGGCGCTTACTATGTAACCCGTGCGGTGTTACCTTCCATGATAGACCGTAAAACCGGGGATATCATCAATATTTCCTCTACTGCCGGACAACGTGGTGCACCATTGACCAGTGCCTACAGCGCCAGCAAATTTGGCCTGCTGGGCATGACAGAATCGCTGATGCTGGAAGTGCGCAAACATAATATCCGTGTGAGTGCACTGACACCAAGTACCATTGCTACAGATATGGCAAAAGAATTAAAACTGACAGATGGCAACCCGGAAAAGGTATTACAGCCGGAAGACCTCGCAGAGTTTGTAGTAGCACAGTTGAAGCTGAACCGTCGTGTGACGATCAAATCCGCAGGATTATGGTCTACTAATCCGTAA
- a CDS encoding aldose 1-epimerase family protein, which yields MVRLSNEKLTVTIAEKGAELQSIIRNDNSLEYMWSGDPDFWGKKSPVLFPIVGGLKHNTYQYNNHYYTLGRHGFARDMNFVVREQGPDSVLFSLIDNEATHKVYPFKFIFSVRYELTDDVLKVTYHVKNTGDELMYFSVGAHPAFRVPLAEGSAFTDYYLEFEKIENAGRWPLTTEGQIAAFSVPFLNNTNKLPLQKSLFYEDALVFKNLASHTIAIKSDNTVYGISVHYEGFPYMGIWSAKDADFVCIEPWCGIADSETATGDLTEKEGINVLHPGQLFDRSWSATFF from the coding sequence ATGGTACGGCTCTCCAATGAAAAACTCACGGTAACGATCGCAGAAAAAGGCGCAGAACTCCAAAGTATTATTCGCAATGATAACAGCCTCGAATATATGTGGAGCGGCGACCCTGATTTCTGGGGTAAGAAAAGCCCGGTACTCTTCCCAATCGTAGGTGGTCTGAAACATAATACCTATCAATATAACAACCATTACTATACGCTTGGCCGCCACGGCTTCGCCAGAGATATGAACTTCGTTGTCAGGGAACAGGGCCCCGACAGTGTCCTCTTTTCACTGATCGATAATGAAGCAACGCATAAAGTCTATCCATTCAAATTTATTTTCAGCGTCCGCTACGAGCTCACCGATGATGTGCTGAAAGTGACTTACCACGTGAAAAATACAGGTGACGAATTAATGTACTTCTCCGTAGGAGCACACCCTGCATTTCGTGTGCCACTGGCAGAAGGCTCTGCTTTTACCGATTACTACCTGGAATTTGAAAAAATAGAAAATGCAGGCCGATGGCCACTTACCACGGAAGGGCAGATTGCAGCCTTCTCCGTACCATTCCTCAACAATACCAATAAACTGCCATTACAGAAATCATTGTTTTATGAAGATGCCCTCGTATTTAAAAACCTGGCATCGCATACCATCGCTATTAAGAGCGACAACACTGTCTATGGCATAAGTGTGCACTACGAAGGATTCCCTTATATGGGAATCTGGTCTGCAAAGGACGCAGACTTCGTATGTATAGAGCCATGGTGTGGTATTGCAGACAGTGAAACTGCCACCGGCGACCTTACTGAAAAAGAAGGAATCAATGTTTTGCATCCGGGGCAGCTGTTCGACAGGTCCTGGTCTGCAACATTTTTCTAA
- a CDS encoding PorP/SprF family type IX secretion system membrane protein has protein sequence MKIKQNHKFFYQVAMFALLSGTTLKVQAQRVYQPAQFFFNQYISNAAMAGHDSALTVMAGYTKQMDNIQGSPQYLNFTADYYAGKHVGLGINIATQKAGILNQTRAVISYAYQLPVGKDGQRLSFGISGGITSNRIDYNSVEGQHEDPTLLGYNSGTVKMDGDIGIAYTDNHLNIQAALPSLRDNIDKQTNSNVNRTALYGSVSYLFDLGTQITSITPKVAFTQIKGYKNILDAGAEVKFLEVANIQAIYHSTSNFTAGFGVQVLSGLGIQAFYTSQPKEITAYTNGMFSVNAKVALFDKRVH, from the coding sequence ATGAAAATTAAACAAAATCATAAATTCTTTTACCAGGTAGCGATGTTTGCATTGCTATCTGGTACTACCCTCAAGGTTCAGGCACAACGGGTATACCAGCCGGCACAATTCTTCTTTAACCAGTACATCAGCAACGCAGCAATGGCCGGACATGATTCCGCGCTGACTGTAATGGCCGGCTATACCAAACAAATGGATAATATCCAGGGATCACCACAATACCTGAACTTCACAGCAGACTATTACGCAGGAAAACATGTTGGTCTTGGTATTAATATTGCCACTCAGAAAGCGGGCATTCTAAACCAGACCAGGGCAGTTATTTCCTATGCTTATCAGCTGCCTGTCGGGAAAGATGGTCAACGCCTGAGTTTTGGTATTTCCGGTGGCATCACCAGCAACCGCATTGATTATAATTCAGTAGAGGGACAACATGAAGACCCTACCTTACTTGGCTATAACAGTGGCACTGTTAAAATGGATGGAGATATCGGTATAGCCTATACGGATAATCACCTGAACATCCAGGCTGCGCTGCCTTCACTGCGGGATAATATCGACAAACAGACCAATAGCAACGTAAATAGAACTGCGCTATACGGAAGTGTATCCTACCTGTTTGATCTGGGTACACAAATCACCAGTATTACTCCTAAAGTAGCATTTACACAGATTAAAGGCTATAAAAACATACTGGATGCAGGCGCCGAAGTGAAATTTCTTGAGGTAGCCAATATTCAGGCTATTTATCATTCTACCTCAAATTTCACTGCAGGATTCGGTGTACAGGTCTTGTCAGGACTGGGAATACAGGCATTCTATACCTCACAACCTAAGGAGATCACCGCCTATACCAATGGCATGTTCTCTGTTAATGCCAAAGTAGCCTTATTTGATAAGCGGGTACATTAA